A portion of the Apteryx mantelli isolate bAptMan1 chromosome 29, bAptMan1.hap1, whole genome shotgun sequence genome contains these proteins:
- the RHOBTB2 gene encoding rho-related BTB domain-containing protein 2 isoform X1, whose protein sequence is MGKRIKMDPACPGQLPPAATASARRRCPARRRAAGSAARGLLAASPPPRTCPEKEMETQEKGRRGVKMAAMARSLSQLMDSDMDYERPNVETIKCVVVGDNAVGKTRLICARACNATLTQYQLLATHVPTVWAIDQYRVCQEVLERSRDVVDDVSVSLRLWDTFGDHHKDRRFAYGRSDVVVLCFSIANPNSLHHVKTMWYPEIKHFCPRAPVILVGCQLDLRYADLEAVNRARRPLARPIKPNEILPPEKGREVAKELGIPYYETSVVAQFGIKDVFDNAIRAALISRRHLQFWKSHLRNVQRPLLQAPFLPPKPPPPIIIVPDPPSNNEEHPAHLLEDPLCADVILVLQEKIKIYAHKIYLSTSSSKFYDLFLMDLSEEDQQSVAGHGFGGAVTTAAERMLHQEERHHARDFLLRAASFDICESAEEAGSGQRKPCLRASTSDGILRGNRYENRERGLRRGRDLSSWSRAFISIQEEMAEDPLTYKSKLMVVVKMDASIQPGPFRAVLKYLYTGELDENERDLMHIAHIAELLEVFDLRMMVANILNNEAFMNQEITKAFHVRRTNRVKECLAKGTFSDVTFVLDDGAISAHKPLLISSCDWMAAMFGGPFVESSTNEVALPHTSKSCMRAVLEYLYTGQFSSSPDLDDMKLIILANRLCLPHLVALTEQYTVTGLMEAAQMMVDIDGDVLVFLELAQFHCAYQLADWCLHHICTNYNNVCRKFPRDMKAMSGENQEYFEKHRWPPVWYLKEEDHYQRARKEREKEDYLHLKRQPKRRWLFWNASSSPSASPSAAAATAASSSSSSSSSSAVV, encoded by the exons ATGGGCAAGCGTATAAAAATGGATCCTGCCTGCCCGGGCCAGTTACCACCTGCAGCAACCGCGAGCGCCCGTCGCCGGTGCCCGGCACGCCGGAGAGCAGCGGGAAGCGCAGCCCGGGGGCTCCTCGCCGCGAGCCCCCCGCCCAG AACCTGCCCCGAGAAAGAGATGGAAACCCAAGAGAAAGGTCGCCGCGGCGTGAAGATGGCAGCGATGGCACGCAGCCT GTCCCAATTAATGGATTCTGACATGGATTATGAGAGGCCAAACGTAGAAACTATCAAGTGCGTCGTGGTCGGGGACAACGCGGTGGGCAAAACCCGGCTCATCTGTGCCCGCGCCTGCAACGCCACGTTGACCCAGTACCAGCTCCTCGCCACCCACGTGCCCACGGTGTGGGCCATCGATCAGTACCGCGTTTGCCAGGAG GTGCTGGAGCGCTCCCGGGATGTGGTAGACGATGTTAGCGTGTCCCTGCGGCTCTGGGACACCTTTGGCGACCACCACAAGGACAGGCGCTTTGCTTACGGGAG gtCGGATGTTGTGGTTTTGTGCTTCTCCATCGCCAACCCGAACTCCCTGCACCATGTGAAGACCATGTGGTACCCAGAGATCAAGCACTTCTGTCCCCGCGCTCCCGTCATCCTGGTAGGCTGCCAGCTCGACCTGCGCTACGCCGACCTGGAGGCCGTGAACCGGGCACGGCGGCCCTTGGCCAG gCCGATCAAACCTAATGAGATCCTTCCCCcagagaaggggagggaggtggCCAAGGAGCTGGGGATCCCCTATTACGAGACGAGTGTGGTGGCCCAGTTTGGCATCAAGGACGTCTTTGACAATGCCATCCGTGCCGCCCTCATCTCCCGCCGGCACCTGCAGTTCTGGAAGTCCCACCTCCGCAACGTGCAGCGGCCCCTGCTGcaagcccccttcctgccccccaagCCTCCTCCGCCCATCATCATCGTCCCAGACCCTCCTTCCAACAACGAGGAGCATCCGGCCCACCTGCTGGAGGACCCGCTGTGCGCAGACGTCATCCTGGTGCTGCAAGAGAAGATCAAAATCTACGCACACAAGATCTacctctccacctcctcctccaagTTTTACGACCTGTTCCTCATGGACCTGAGTGAGGAGGACCAGCAGAGCGTGGCAGGGCACGGCTTCGGGGGCGCCGTCACCACGGCCGCCGAGCGGATGCTGCACCAAGAGGAGAGGCACCACGCGCGGGATTTCCTCCTCCGGGCTGCTAGTTTTGACATCTGCGAGAGTGCCGAGGAGGCCGGCTCCGGCCAGCGAAAACCGTGCCTTAGAGCCTCCACCAGTGATGGGATCCTGCGGGGCAACAGGTATGAGAACAGGGAGCGTGGGCTGCGGCGGGGAAGGGATCTCTCCTCTTGGAGTCGGGCCTTCATCAGCATCCAGGAGGAGATGGCGGAAGACCCCCTGACCTACAAGTCTAAGCTCATGGTGGTGGTGAAGATGGACGCTTCCATCCAGCCGGGTCCTTTCCGGGCTGTGCTGAAGTACCTGTACACGGGGGAGCTGGACGAGAACGAGCGGGACCTCATGCACATCGCTCACATCGCTGAGCTGCTGGAGGTGTTTGACCTCAGAATGATGGTGGCCAACATCCTCAACAACGAGGCGTTCATGAACCAGGAGATCACCAAAGCCTTCCACGTCCGGAGGACCAACCGGGTGAAGGAATGCCTGGCCAAGGGGACTTTCTCCG ATGTCACCTTTGTGCTGGATGACGGTGCTATCAGTGCCCACAAGCCCCTGCTCATCTCCAGCTGCGACTGGATGGCGGCGATGTTCGGCGGTCCCTTCGTGGAGAGCTCCACCAACgag GTGGCGCTCCCTCACACCAGCAAGAGCTGCATGCGGGCCGTGCTGGAGTACCTGTACACGGGGCAGTTCAGCTCCAGCCCGGACCTCGACGACATGAAGCTCATCATCCTGGCGAACCGCCTCTGCCTGCCGCACCTGGTGGCTCTCACCG AGCAGTACACGGTCACGGGGCTGATGGAGGCGGCGCAGATGATGGTGGACATCGACGGGGACGTGCTGGTGTTCCTGGAGCTGGCTCAG TTCCACTGCGCCTACCAGCTCGCCGACTGGTGCCTCCACCACATCTGCACCAACTACAACAACGTGTGCCGCAAGTTCCCCCGGGACATGAAGGCCATGTCCGGAG AGAACCAGGAGTACTTCGAGAAGCATCGCTGGCCGCCGGTCTGGTACCTGAAGGAGGAGGACCACTACCAGCGGGCGAGGAAGGAGCGGGAGAAGGAAGACTACCTCCACCTGAAGCGCCAGCCCAAGAGGCGGTGGCTCTTCTGGAAcgcctcctcctccccgtccGCCTCGCCTTCCGCGGCGGCAGCCAcggcggcctcctcctcctcctcctcctcttcttcctcggCCGTGGTTTGA
- the RHOBTB2 gene encoding rho-related BTB domain-containing protein 2 isoform X2, whose protein sequence is MDSDMDYERPNVETIKCVVVGDNAVGKTRLICARACNATLTQYQLLATHVPTVWAIDQYRVCQEVLERSRDVVDDVSVSLRLWDTFGDHHKDRRFAYGRSDVVVLCFSIANPNSLHHVKTMWYPEIKHFCPRAPVILVGCQLDLRYADLEAVNRARRPLARPIKPNEILPPEKGREVAKELGIPYYETSVVAQFGIKDVFDNAIRAALISRRHLQFWKSHLRNVQRPLLQAPFLPPKPPPPIIIVPDPPSNNEEHPAHLLEDPLCADVILVLQEKIKIYAHKIYLSTSSSKFYDLFLMDLSEEDQQSVAGHGFGGAVTTAAERMLHQEERHHARDFLLRAASFDICESAEEAGSGQRKPCLRASTSDGILRGNRYENRERGLRRGRDLSSWSRAFISIQEEMAEDPLTYKSKLMVVVKMDASIQPGPFRAVLKYLYTGELDENERDLMHIAHIAELLEVFDLRMMVANILNNEAFMNQEITKAFHVRRTNRVKECLAKGTFSDVTFVLDDGAISAHKPLLISSCDWMAAMFGGPFVESSTNEVALPHTSKSCMRAVLEYLYTGQFSSSPDLDDMKLIILANRLCLPHLVALTEQYTVTGLMEAAQMMVDIDGDVLVFLELAQFHCAYQLADWCLHHICTNYNNVCRKFPRDMKAMSGENQEYFEKHRWPPVWYLKEEDHYQRARKEREKEDYLHLKRQPKRRWLFWNASSSPSASPSAAAATAASSSSSSSSSSAVV, encoded by the exons ATGGATTCTGACATGGATTATGAGAGGCCAAACGTAGAAACTATCAAGTGCGTCGTGGTCGGGGACAACGCGGTGGGCAAAACCCGGCTCATCTGTGCCCGCGCCTGCAACGCCACGTTGACCCAGTACCAGCTCCTCGCCACCCACGTGCCCACGGTGTGGGCCATCGATCAGTACCGCGTTTGCCAGGAG GTGCTGGAGCGCTCCCGGGATGTGGTAGACGATGTTAGCGTGTCCCTGCGGCTCTGGGACACCTTTGGCGACCACCACAAGGACAGGCGCTTTGCTTACGGGAG gtCGGATGTTGTGGTTTTGTGCTTCTCCATCGCCAACCCGAACTCCCTGCACCATGTGAAGACCATGTGGTACCCAGAGATCAAGCACTTCTGTCCCCGCGCTCCCGTCATCCTGGTAGGCTGCCAGCTCGACCTGCGCTACGCCGACCTGGAGGCCGTGAACCGGGCACGGCGGCCCTTGGCCAG gCCGATCAAACCTAATGAGATCCTTCCCCcagagaaggggagggaggtggCCAAGGAGCTGGGGATCCCCTATTACGAGACGAGTGTGGTGGCCCAGTTTGGCATCAAGGACGTCTTTGACAATGCCATCCGTGCCGCCCTCATCTCCCGCCGGCACCTGCAGTTCTGGAAGTCCCACCTCCGCAACGTGCAGCGGCCCCTGCTGcaagcccccttcctgccccccaagCCTCCTCCGCCCATCATCATCGTCCCAGACCCTCCTTCCAACAACGAGGAGCATCCGGCCCACCTGCTGGAGGACCCGCTGTGCGCAGACGTCATCCTGGTGCTGCAAGAGAAGATCAAAATCTACGCACACAAGATCTacctctccacctcctcctccaagTTTTACGACCTGTTCCTCATGGACCTGAGTGAGGAGGACCAGCAGAGCGTGGCAGGGCACGGCTTCGGGGGCGCCGTCACCACGGCCGCCGAGCGGATGCTGCACCAAGAGGAGAGGCACCACGCGCGGGATTTCCTCCTCCGGGCTGCTAGTTTTGACATCTGCGAGAGTGCCGAGGAGGCCGGCTCCGGCCAGCGAAAACCGTGCCTTAGAGCCTCCACCAGTGATGGGATCCTGCGGGGCAACAGGTATGAGAACAGGGAGCGTGGGCTGCGGCGGGGAAGGGATCTCTCCTCTTGGAGTCGGGCCTTCATCAGCATCCAGGAGGAGATGGCGGAAGACCCCCTGACCTACAAGTCTAAGCTCATGGTGGTGGTGAAGATGGACGCTTCCATCCAGCCGGGTCCTTTCCGGGCTGTGCTGAAGTACCTGTACACGGGGGAGCTGGACGAGAACGAGCGGGACCTCATGCACATCGCTCACATCGCTGAGCTGCTGGAGGTGTTTGACCTCAGAATGATGGTGGCCAACATCCTCAACAACGAGGCGTTCATGAACCAGGAGATCACCAAAGCCTTCCACGTCCGGAGGACCAACCGGGTGAAGGAATGCCTGGCCAAGGGGACTTTCTCCG ATGTCACCTTTGTGCTGGATGACGGTGCTATCAGTGCCCACAAGCCCCTGCTCATCTCCAGCTGCGACTGGATGGCGGCGATGTTCGGCGGTCCCTTCGTGGAGAGCTCCACCAACgag GTGGCGCTCCCTCACACCAGCAAGAGCTGCATGCGGGCCGTGCTGGAGTACCTGTACACGGGGCAGTTCAGCTCCAGCCCGGACCTCGACGACATGAAGCTCATCATCCTGGCGAACCGCCTCTGCCTGCCGCACCTGGTGGCTCTCACCG AGCAGTACACGGTCACGGGGCTGATGGAGGCGGCGCAGATGATGGTGGACATCGACGGGGACGTGCTGGTGTTCCTGGAGCTGGCTCAG TTCCACTGCGCCTACCAGCTCGCCGACTGGTGCCTCCACCACATCTGCACCAACTACAACAACGTGTGCCGCAAGTTCCCCCGGGACATGAAGGCCATGTCCGGAG AGAACCAGGAGTACTTCGAGAAGCATCGCTGGCCGCCGGTCTGGTACCTGAAGGAGGAGGACCACTACCAGCGGGCGAGGAAGGAGCGGGAGAAGGAAGACTACCTCCACCTGAAGCGCCAGCCCAAGAGGCGGTGGCTCTTCTGGAAcgcctcctcctccccgtccGCCTCGCCTTCCGCGGCGGCAGCCAcggcggcctcctcctcctcctcctcctcttcttcctcggCCGTGGTTTGA
- the LOC106485705 gene encoding tumor necrosis factor receptor superfamily member 10A-like isoform X2, with translation MRDAPRRRCLLLPLLLLLPEAFWGTVAVALDRRDNLDHLDLSRGREDFYQVQDGDHYCKKCPAGTYVAEPCKVQNGSSKCLPCKEDEYIEYPNDFSKCLGCRTCREENMIVIIVVVLFVVALLAICLWKCCCSHCSHGGDGRDLRRKSSSVVDCIMLRLRRCAWGGLGMQDNIRNEQVIRDQQQELLSTGPDSVVPGAPALDAMPMCPGVNVRRKLVPVQGEDPVILLRRSFDIFAREVPYKDWKRYGRALDLLENDIALAEMNDRYSLEPFFQMLNTWQNRQGMKASVNMLLETLDRIDLGGVAGDISFRLIQQGFYQYEEVS, from the exons ATGCGCGACGCGCCCCGAcggcgctgcctgctgctgccgctgctgctgctgctgccg GAAGCGTTTTGGGGAACTGTTGCAGTAGCACTGGATAGAAGGGACAATTTGGATCACTTGGACTTAAGTAGGGGAAGGGAAGATTTTTACCAGGTTCAAGATGGAGATCATTATTGCAAGAAGTGCCCGGCAG GTACCTATGTTGCAGAGCCCTGTAAAGTGCAAAATGGCTCCAGCAAGTGTTTGCCGTGTAAAGAAGATGAATACATCGAATACCCTAATGACTTTTCCAAGTGCCTTGGCTGTCGGACATGTAGGGAAG AGAACATGATCGTGATCATTGTGGTTGTGTTATTTGTGGTTGCCCTTCTGGCCATCTGCCTCTGGAAATGCTGCTGCAGCCACTGTTCGCATGGAG gtGATGGGAGAGACCTGAGGAGGAAATCTTCCAGTGTGGTG GACTGCATCATGTTGCGGCTGAGGAGGTGTGCTTGGGGGGGCCTGGGGATGCAGGACAACATTCGCAATGAACAGGTCATTCGGgatcagcagcaggagctgctttcTACAGGACCGGATTCAGTTGTTCCCGGTGCTCCAGCGTTGGAT GCGATGCCAATGTGTCCTGGTGTGAATGTGAGGAGGAAACTAGTTCCGGTGCAAGGAGAAGACCCCGTTATTC TTTTGCGACGCTCTTTTGACATCTTTGCCCGAGAAGTACCCTACAAGGACTGGAAGAGGTATGGCCGAGCCCTTGATCTGCTGGAGAATGACATTGCTCTCGCAGAGATGAACGACAGGTATTCGCTGGAGCCCTTCTTCCAGATGCTTAACACTTGGCAGAACAGACAAGGGATGAAGGCCTCTGTCAACATGCTGCTGGAGACCCTGGACCGGATCGATCTTGGAGGTGTTGCAGGGGACATCTCCTTCCGTCTCATTCAGCAGGGCTTTTACCAGTATGAAGAAGTAAGCTGA
- the CHMP7 gene encoding charged multivesicular body protein 7, which yields MCSPGRAPPGPAPAGDLPPEWETDDERMAFLFSAFKQSREVNSTEWDSKMAFWVGLVLARGRRRGAVRTCLRELQQGFERRGSVPLGLGTVLRELLRRGKMQRESDFMASVDSSWISWGVGVFILKPLKWTLSSVLGDSKVPEEEEVLIFVELLQEKAEEVYRLYQNSALSSHPVVALSELRSLCANVCPDERTFYLLLLQLQKEKRVTILEQNGEKIVKFARGLHAKVSPMNDVDIGVYQLMQSEQLLSQKVESLSQEAEKCKEDARSACRAGKKQLALRCLKSKRRTERRIEELHSKLDAVQGILDRIYASQTDQMVFNAYQAGVGALKLSMKDITVEKAENLVDQIQELCDTQDEVAQTLAGVGINGLEMDTEELEKELDSLLQDSAKEPVDLPPVPQKPLNPAISDAELEAELEELSIFDGDLAQKTPSTSSEPKTALGLNL from the exons ATGTGCAgcccggggcgggcgccgcctgggccggccccggcgggggacCTGCCGCCCGAGTGGGAGACGGACGACGAGCGCATGGCTTTCCTCTTCTCGGCCTTCAAGCAGAGCCGCGAGGTGAACAGCACCGAGTGGGACAGCAAGATGGCCTTCTGGGTCGGGCTGGTGCTggcccgcgggcgccgccgcggcgccgtgcGCACCTGCCtgcgggagctgcagcagggcttcGAGCGGCGCGGCAGCGTCCCGCTCGGCCTCGGCACCGTCCTCCGCGAGCTCCTCAG ACGTGGCAAAATGCAGAGAGAGTCAGACTTCATGGCCAGTGTAGACAGCAGCTGGATCTCTTGGGGTGTGGGAGTCTTTATTCTGAAACCCCTCAAGTGGACTCTGTCAAGTGTGCTGGGTGACAGTAAAGTACCCGAGGAGGAAGAAGTTCTGATTTTTGTGGAGCTGCTTCAG gAAAAGGCAGAGGAAGTTTATCGCTTATATCAGAACTCCGCGCTCTCTTCTCACCCTGTTGTTGCCCTCTCAGAGCTGCGTTCCCTCTGTGCCAACGTTTGTCCAGATGAAAGGACGTTCTACTTgttgctgctccagctgcagaaggaaaagaggGTCACAATCCTGGAACAGAATGGAGAGAAG ATAGTGAAGTTTGCCCGAGGTCTTCATGCCAAAGTCTCCCCAATGAATGATGTGGACATTGGAGTATATCAGTTGATGCAAAGTGAACAGCTGCTGTCACAGAAGGTGGAGTCCCTttcccaggaagcagagaa GTGTAAAGAGGATGCCCGGAGTGCTTGTAGAGCTGGAAAAAAGCAATTG GCGCTGAGATGTTTGAAGTCCAAGCGAAGGACAGAAAGGCGTATCGAAGAGCTTCATTCCAAGCTGGATGCAGTGCAAGGGATCTTGGATCGTATATATGCCTCCCAGACTGACCAGATG GTATTTAATGCCTATCAAGCTGGTGTGGGAGCTCTGAAACTGTCTATGAAGGATATAACTGTGGAGAAGGCTGAGAACCTGGTGGATCAGATACAAGAG CTCTGTGACACTCAAGATGAAGTAGCTCAGACGCTGGCTGGAGTGGGAATCAATGGTCTAG AGATGGACACTGAGGAACTTGAGAAGGAGCTGGATAGTCTCCTCCAGGACTCGGCTAAGGAGCCTGTAGATCTGCCTCCTGTTCCCCAGAAGCCACTGAATCCTGCCATTTCTGATGCTGAGCTTGAAGCTGAATTGGAAGAGCTCTCCATTTTCGATGGAG
- the LOC106485705 gene encoding tumor necrosis factor receptor superfamily member 10A-like isoform X1, translating into MRDAPRRRCLLLPLLLLLPEAFWGTVAVALDRRDNLDHLDLSRGREDFYQVQDGDHYCKKCPAGTYVAEPCKVQNGSSKCLPCKEDEYIEYPNDFSKCLGCRTCREDQVQLSPCKATKDTQCACKNGTFCSPDHPCEMCQKCQARCPEGEVERAPCTPHSDLQCGPPTDAFPSSQQNMIVIIVVVLFVVALLAICLWKCCCSHCSHGGDGRDLRRKSSSVVDCIMLRLRRCAWGGLGMQDNIRNEQVIRDQQQELLSTGPDSVVPGAPALDAMPMCPGVNVRRKLVPVQGEDPVILLRRSFDIFAREVPYKDWKRYGRALDLLENDIALAEMNDRYSLEPFFQMLNTWQNRQGMKASVNMLLETLDRIDLGGVAGDISFRLIQQGFYQYEEVS; encoded by the exons ATGCGCGACGCGCCCCGAcggcgctgcctgctgctgccgctgctgctgctgctgccg GAAGCGTTTTGGGGAACTGTTGCAGTAGCACTGGATAGAAGGGACAATTTGGATCACTTGGACTTAAGTAGGGGAAGGGAAGATTTTTACCAGGTTCAAGATGGAGATCATTATTGCAAGAAGTGCCCGGCAG GTACCTATGTTGCAGAGCCCTGTAAAGTGCAAAATGGCTCCAGCAAGTGTTTGCCGTGTAAAGAAGATGAATACATCGAATACCCTAATGACTTTTCCAAGTGCCTTGGCTGTCGGACATGTAGGGAAG ATCAAGTTCAGCtgagtccctgcaaggccaccaAGGATACGCAGTGTGCCTGCAAGAACGGCACCTTCTGCTCCCCAGACCACCCCTGTGAGATGTGCCAAAAGTGTCAGGCCAG GTGCCCCGAGGGCGAGGTGGAGAGGGCTCCTTGCACGCCACACAGCGACCTCCAGTGCGGTCCTCCCACAGATGCCTTCCCCAGCTCCCAGC AGAACATGATCGTGATCATTGTGGTTGTGTTATTTGTGGTTGCCCTTCTGGCCATCTGCCTCTGGAAATGCTGCTGCAGCCACTGTTCGCATGGAG gtGATGGGAGAGACCTGAGGAGGAAATCTTCCAGTGTGGTG GACTGCATCATGTTGCGGCTGAGGAGGTGTGCTTGGGGGGGCCTGGGGATGCAGGACAACATTCGCAATGAACAGGTCATTCGGgatcagcagcaggagctgctttcTACAGGACCGGATTCAGTTGTTCCCGGTGCTCCAGCGTTGGAT GCGATGCCAATGTGTCCTGGTGTGAATGTGAGGAGGAAACTAGTTCCGGTGCAAGGAGAAGACCCCGTTATTC TTTTGCGACGCTCTTTTGACATCTTTGCCCGAGAAGTACCCTACAAGGACTGGAAGAGGTATGGCCGAGCCCTTGATCTGCTGGAGAATGACATTGCTCTCGCAGAGATGAACGACAGGTATTCGCTGGAGCCCTTCTTCCAGATGCTTAACACTTGGCAGAACAGACAAGGGATGAAGGCCTCTGTCAACATGCTGCTGGAGACCCTGGACCGGATCGATCTTGGAGGTGTTGCAGGGGACATCTCCTTCCGTCTCATTCAGCAGGGCTTTTACCAGTATGAAGAAGTAAGCTGA